A genomic region of Drosophila pseudoobscura strain MV-25-SWS-2005 chromosome 5, UCI_Dpse_MV25, whole genome shotgun sequence contains the following coding sequences:
- the gw gene encoding protein Gawky isoform X2 has product MREALFSQDGWGCQHVNQDTNWEVPSSPEPTNKDASGPPMWKPSVNNGTDLWESNLRNGGQPPAQQIPKPSWGHTPSSNLGGTWGEDDDGADSSSVWTGGSVNNTGSGAAVGVNPSGVNVGPAVVPSAGPQWGQGVVGVGVGLGSTGNNSGSGTSGTLPVVTPGCGSGSSNITGTSGIGAGGGNNAGNTGNGWGDPREIRPLAGGGGGPMDIRNVDHRDALRGGGSAGAPSGDPRDIRMIDPRDPIRGDPRGISGRLNGTSEMWGHHPQMSHNQLQNMNKMVGQVSGSNVGASSGPGIGPGGPGPGGVSGPVSTNIATQWGPTQTVGVGGGGTKDKISGWEEPSPPPQRRNIPNYDDGTSLWGQQTRVPGGGGGGGHWKDMTDSISRNHLIRGQNQSVGIGIAGVGVGNTNVPVGGNPNNPMTSVVGPQTRLSSVSGVQHKPDGSTMWVHSNNVSGRNTVPGVTAWGDDSHNVGGPGGGSVSGSNWVDDKSSAGLAQNSWSDTSSVGVGWGNKQSKLPSASGSSGWSTSSSVGVGVVDGDLGSDWNAHGGIVGKSQQQQQQKLAGLNVGMVNVLNTEMIKQSKQYRILVENGFKKEDVERALVSANMNIEEAADMLRANSSLAMDGWRRHEESLGSYSDHSSSTSSGGFAGRYPVGAAQPSMSFPPNNLMNSMAGAPVTGSGNNNPNMAAMQVQKYLSQGPHGVTVGPQAVGNPSAVSVGFGQSSSNAAVAAAASVNIAANTNNQPSGQQIRMLGQQIQLAIHSGFISSQILTQPLTQTTLNLLNQLLSNIKHLQAAQQSLARGGNANPMAVNVAIAKYKQQIQNLQNQINAQQAVYIKQQNLQPNSQQQQQQQQQQQQQQPQQQHPTAHLNNSGNDYMRSHDAINNLQGNFSELNLNKPSGYQGASNQQSRLNQWKLPVLEKDINADSTDFSRAPGATKQNLSSNSNNMGSLGLQNDGTWSTGRNIGDGWPDPSSDNENKDWSVAQPSTAAPAYTDLVQEFEPGKPWKIKSIEDDPSITPGSVARSPLSINPTPKDADIFANTGKNSPTDLPPLSLSSSTWSFNPNQNFPSWSDNSQQCASTSELWTSPLNKASSRGPPPGLTTNANKSGNGVSGVTSTSSTIAGSANGWLQTRSGVPTTNTTWTGGNTSWSSSWLLLKNLTAQIDGPTLRTLCMQHGPLVSFHLYLNQGIALCKYTTREEASKAQMALNNCVLGNTTIFAETPSENEVQNILQHLPQVPSSTNSAIGSSVGSSVGTAPATSSSVSSLSGNSSNGNGNGNGGGGGSGNSSISGSNPSTSVANSNLLSTSGGAVPNSGGAGSSATAPVGSSTVNSNSVNGSAGSGNSAGSKSTANNITISGGQSGASGLTNSNSSTWRQTTQNQPLSGQRPTGREADYDYISQFVCSIVDD; this is encoded by the exons ATGCGCGAAGCGCTCTTTTCTCAGGATGGCTGGGGTTGTCAGCATGTCAACCAGGATACAAACTGGGAGGTACCAAGTTCTCCGGAGCCAACCAACAAGGATGCATCCGGACCGCCTATGTGGAAGCCGAGCGTCAACAATGGCACAGATCTTTGGGAGTCGAACTTAAGAAACGGTGGCCAGCCGCCAGCTCAACAAATTCCGAAGCCCTCTTGGGGTCACACGCCATCCTCCAACCTAGGCGGTACGTGGGGAGAAGACGATGACGGGGCGGATAGTAGTAGTGTCTGGACTGGAGGCTCCGTTAACAACACTGGATCTGGTGCAGCCGTTGGTGTAAATCCAAGTGGAGTCAACGTAGGCCCCGCTGTTGTTCCCTCTGCTGGCCCTCAGTGGGGTCAGGGTGTTGTTGGAGTTGGCGTTGGACTAGGATCAACTGGTAATAATAGTGGTTCTGGCACTAGTGGAACATTGCCTGTGGTAACACCAGGAT GTGGAAGCGGCTCAAGCAATATAACTGGAACAAGTGGAattggagctggaggtggaaATAATGCCGGCAATACTGGCAACGGGTGGGGAGATCCTCGCGAAATACGGCCACTGGCCGGAGGCGGCGGAGGACCTATGGACATTCGAAATGTCGATCATCGCGACGCATTACGCGGTGGTGGCAGTGCTGGAGCTCCATCCGGGGATCCTCGTGACATTCGCATGATTGATCCGCGCGATCCTATTCGCGGGGATCCCCGTGGAATATCTGGCAGACTCAATGGCACTTCAGAGATGTGGGGCCATCATCCACAGATGTCCCACAACCAACTACAGAACATGAACAAAATGGTTGGACAAGTTTCCGGCTCAAATGTTGGAGCATCATCCGGTCCCGGAATTGGTCCCGGTGGTCCGGGTCCTGGTGGCGTTTCCGGTCCCGTATCAACAAATATTGCAACCCAGTGGGGACCGACACAAACGGTGGGAGTGGGCGGGGGCGGTACGAAGGACAAGATAAGTGGTTGGGAGGAACCATCGCCACCTCCACAGCGCCGCAATATTCCAAATTACGATGACGGGACGTCTCTGTGGGGCCAACAAACACGTGTTCCTGGCggcgggggcggcggcggtcaCTGGAAAGACATGACCGACTCTATTAGCCGTAATCACTTGATTCGAGGACAAAATCAATCTGTTGGTATCGGTATTGcaggcgttggcgttggcaaCACAAATGTTCCAGTTGGCGGCAATCCCAACAATCCCATGACCAGTGTAGTGGGACCTCAGACGCGTCTCTCATCCGTGAGTGGCGTGCAGCACAAGCCAGATGGAAGTACAATGTGGGTGCATTCGAACAACGTCAGCGGCAGAAACACAGTTCCGGGCGTGACAGCATGGGGAGATGACAGTCATAACGTTGGTGGTCCCGGCGGCGGGTCTGTATCTGGCAGTAACTGGGTTGATGACAAATCCAGCGCAGGACTCGCACAAAACTCATGGAGCGACACCTCGTCCGTCGGTGTTGGCTGGGGTAACAAGCAGAGTAAATTGCCATCAGCAAGTGGCTCATCAGGTTGGAGCACGTCGTCAAGTGTTGGCGTTGGTGTAGTGGACGGTGACCTCGGATCCGATTGGAACGCACACGGTGGCATTGTGGGCAAatcacagcagcaacaacagcaaaagctgGCTGGCCTCAATGTGGGAATGGTTAATGTGCTCAACACGGAAATGATAAAGCAAAGCAAGCAGTATCGTATTCTGGTCGAAAATGGATTTAAGAAAGAGGACGTGGAACGGGCTCTAGTAAGTGCCAATATGAACATCGAGGAAGCGGCTGACATGCTCCGGGCCAATTCGTCTTTGGCCATGGATGGCTGGCGTCGGCACGAGGAGAGTCTCGGCTCCTACTCCGATCACTCTAGCTCAACGAGCAGCGGTGGCTTTGCTGGTCGCTACCCAGTGGGCGCTGCGCAACCTTCGATGTCATTCCCTCCT AATAATCTTATGAATAGCATGGCCGGTGCTCCAGTGACAGGAAGTGGAAACAACAATCCCAACATGGCCGCCATGCAAGTGCAAAAGTATTTGAGTCAGGGCCCGCACGGCGTCACCGTTGGCCCTCAGGCCGTGGGCAATCCATCCGCGGTGTCGGTGGGATTCGGACAGAGTTCATCAAACGCAGCAGTGGCTGCAGCAGCCAGTGTCAATATTGCAGCTAACACAAATAATCAACCGTCTGGTCAGCAAATACGCATGCTGGGCCAGCAGATTCAATTGGCCATCCACAGTGGTTTCATATCCAGTCAAATATTGACTCAACCGCTCACACAAACTACCTTAAACCTGTTGAATCAACTCCTTAGCAATATAAAG CATCTCCAAGCAGCCCAGCAATCTCTGGCTAGAGGCGGCAATGCGAATCCAATGGCAGTGAATGTTGCCATCGCTAAATACAAGCAACAAATTCAGAATCtacaaaaccaaataaatgcACAACAAGCCGTTTATATAAAGCAGCAAAATCTACAACCGAattcgcagcagcaacagcagcagcaacaacaacaacaacaacaacaaccacaacagcaacatccaACAGCACACCTGAACAACTCTGGCAATGACTATATGAGAAGTCACGATGCAATAAATAACCTGCAAGGCAACTTTTCTGAGCTCAATCTTAATAAG CCAAGTGGATACCAAGGCGCATCCAATCAGCAGTCCCGCTTAAATCAGTGGAAACTTCCAGTATTAGAAAAGGATATAAATGCTGATAGCACAGACTTTTCGCGGGCTCCAGGTGCGACTAAGCAAAATTTATCGAGCAATTCAAACAATATGGGCTCTTTGGGCCTGCAAAATGATGG TACATGGTCAACTGGGCGTAATATTGGTGATGGTTGGCCGGACCCCTCATCTGATAACGAGAATAAAGACTGGTCAGTTGCGCAGCCAAGTACAGCAGCACCTGCTTACACCGACCTGGTGCAAGAGTTCGAGCCAGGCAAGCCGTGGAAG ATCAAAAGCATAGAAGACGATCCCAGCATAACTCCCGGCAGCGTTGCTAGATCTCCATTGTCCATTAATCCGACGCCAAAAGATGCTGATATATTTGCCAATACTGGCAAAAACTCGCCGACTGATCTGCCGCCTTTAAGTTTGTCATCGTCAACGTGGAGTTTTAATCCTAATCAAAATTTTCCAAG TTGGTCGGACAACAGTCAGCAGTGCGCTTCCACCTCTGAGCTGTGGACAAGCCCCCTAAATAAAGCATCGTCTCGAGGACCACCACCTGGATTGACTACTAATGCCAATAAGTCTGGCAACGGAGTAAGTGGCGTCACTTCAACATCATCAACGATCGCCGGCAGTGCCAATGGCTGGTTGCAGACGCGAAGTGGTGTCCCAACTACAAATACAACTTGGACTGGAGGCAATACTTCATGGAGTTCTAGTTGGTTGCTTCTGAAAAATCTTACAGCTCAG ATTGACGGTCCTACCTTACGTACCCTGTGCATGCAGCATGGCCCCCTTGTCAGCTTTCACCTATACTTAAATCAAGGAATTGCCTTATGTAAATATACAACGCGGGAAGAGGCGAGCAAGGCGCAAATGGCTTTGAATAACTGTGTTCTCGGCAACACAACAATTTTTGCTGAAACTCCGAGTGAGAATGAGGTACAGAATATCTTACAACATTTGCCGCAAGTCCCATCCTCAACCAACTCTGCTATTGGAAGTAGCGTCGGCAGTAGCGTTGGTACAGCACCTGCTACTAGCAGTTCGGTGTCCAGCCTATCTGGAAACAGTAGCAACGGAAATGGCAACGGAaacggtggcggcggcggcagcggcaataGCAGCATCAGTGGCAGCAATCCAAGCACAAGTGTGGCAAATTCGAATCTACTTAGTACAAGCGGTGGGGCGGTCCCCAATTCCGGTGGTGCTGGCAGCTCTGCAACGGCTCCAGTCGGCAGCAGTACGGTGAACAGCAATTCCGTGAATGGTTCTGCAGGTTCCGGAAATAGTGCTGGCTCTAAGAGTACCGCAAATAATATAACAATTAGTGGTGGCCAGTCCGGCGCATCTGGTTTAACCAATAGCAACAGCTCCACGTGGCGTCAGACTACTCAAAACCAGCCATTGTCCGGGCAAAGGCCAACAGGCAGAGAAGCTGACTATGATTATATATCTCAATTTGTTTGTTCCATTGTTGATGATTAA
- the gw gene encoding protein Gawky isoform X1 has protein sequence MREALFSQDGWGCQHVNQDTNWEVPSSPEPTNKDASGPPMWKPSVNNGTDLWESNLRNGGQPPAQQIPKPSWGHTPSSNLGGTWGEDDDGADSSSVWTGGSVNNTGSGAAVGVNPSGVNVGPAVVPSAGPQWGQGVVGVGVGLGSTGNNSGSGTSGTLPVVTPGCGSGSSNITGTSGIGAGGGNNAGNTGNGWGDPREIRPLAGGGGGPMDIRNVDHRDALRGGGSAGAPSGDPRDIRMIDPRDPIRGDPRGISGRLNGTSEMWGHHPQMSHNQLQNMNKMVGQVSGSNVGASSGPGIGPGGPGPGGVSGPVSTNIATQWGPTQTVGVGGGGTKDKISGWEEPSPPPQRRNIPNYDDGTSLWGQQTRVPGGGGGGGHWKDMTDSISRNHLIRGQNQSVGIGIAGVGVGNTNVPVGGNPNNPMTSVVGPQTRLSSVSGVQHKPDGSTMWVHSNNVSGRNTVPGVTAWGDDSHNVGGPGGGSVSGSNWVDDKSSAGLAQNSWSDTSSVGVGWGNKQSKLPSASGSSGWSTSSSVGVGVVDGDLGSDWNAHGGIVGKSQQQQQQKLAGLNVGMVNVLNTEMIKQSKQYRILVENGFKKEDVERALVSANMNIEEAADMLRANSSLAMDGWRRHEESLGSYSDHSSSTSSGGFAGRYPVGAAQPSMSFPPNNLMNSMAGAPVTGSGNNNPNMAAMQVQKYLSQGPHGVTVGPQAVGNPSAVSVGFGQSSSNAAVAAAASVNIAANTNNQPSGQQIRMLGQQIQLAIHSGFISSQILTQPLTQTTLNLLNQLLSNIKHLQAAQQSLARGGNANPMAVNVAIAKYKQQIQNLQNQINAQQAVYIKQQNLQPNSQQQQQQQQQQQQQQPQQQHPTAHLNNSGNDYMRSHDAINNLQGNFSELNLNKPSGYQGASNQQSRLNQWKLPVLEKDINADSTDFSRAPGATKQNLSSNSNNMGSLGLQNDGTWSTGRNIGDGWPDPSSDNENKDWSVAQPSTAAPAYTDLVQEFEPGKPWKGSQIKSIEDDPSITPGSVARSPLSINPTPKDADIFANTGKNSPTDLPPLSLSSSTWSFNPNQNFPSWSDNSQQCASTSELWTSPLNKASSRGPPPGLTTNANKSGNGVSGVTSTSSTIAGSANGWLQTRSGVPTTNTTWTGGNTSWSSSWLLLKNLTAQIDGPTLRTLCMQHGPLVSFHLYLNQGIALCKYTTREEASKAQMALNNCVLGNTTIFAETPSENEVQNILQHLPQVPSSTNSAIGSSVGSSVGTAPATSSSVSSLSGNSSNGNGNGNGGGGGSGNSSISGSNPSTSVANSNLLSTSGGAVPNSGGAGSSATAPVGSSTVNSNSVNGSAGSGNSAGSKSTANNITISGGQSGASGLTNSNSSTWRQTTQNQPLSGQRPTGREADYDYISQFVCSIVDD, from the exons ATGCGCGAAGCGCTCTTTTCTCAGGATGGCTGGGGTTGTCAGCATGTCAACCAGGATACAAACTGGGAGGTACCAAGTTCTCCGGAGCCAACCAACAAGGATGCATCCGGACCGCCTATGTGGAAGCCGAGCGTCAACAATGGCACAGATCTTTGGGAGTCGAACTTAAGAAACGGTGGCCAGCCGCCAGCTCAACAAATTCCGAAGCCCTCTTGGGGTCACACGCCATCCTCCAACCTAGGCGGTACGTGGGGAGAAGACGATGACGGGGCGGATAGTAGTAGTGTCTGGACTGGAGGCTCCGTTAACAACACTGGATCTGGTGCAGCCGTTGGTGTAAATCCAAGTGGAGTCAACGTAGGCCCCGCTGTTGTTCCCTCTGCTGGCCCTCAGTGGGGTCAGGGTGTTGTTGGAGTTGGCGTTGGACTAGGATCAACTGGTAATAATAGTGGTTCTGGCACTAGTGGAACATTGCCTGTGGTAACACCAGGAT GTGGAAGCGGCTCAAGCAATATAACTGGAACAAGTGGAattggagctggaggtggaaATAATGCCGGCAATACTGGCAACGGGTGGGGAGATCCTCGCGAAATACGGCCACTGGCCGGAGGCGGCGGAGGACCTATGGACATTCGAAATGTCGATCATCGCGACGCATTACGCGGTGGTGGCAGTGCTGGAGCTCCATCCGGGGATCCTCGTGACATTCGCATGATTGATCCGCGCGATCCTATTCGCGGGGATCCCCGTGGAATATCTGGCAGACTCAATGGCACTTCAGAGATGTGGGGCCATCATCCACAGATGTCCCACAACCAACTACAGAACATGAACAAAATGGTTGGACAAGTTTCCGGCTCAAATGTTGGAGCATCATCCGGTCCCGGAATTGGTCCCGGTGGTCCGGGTCCTGGTGGCGTTTCCGGTCCCGTATCAACAAATATTGCAACCCAGTGGGGACCGACACAAACGGTGGGAGTGGGCGGGGGCGGTACGAAGGACAAGATAAGTGGTTGGGAGGAACCATCGCCACCTCCACAGCGCCGCAATATTCCAAATTACGATGACGGGACGTCTCTGTGGGGCCAACAAACACGTGTTCCTGGCggcgggggcggcggcggtcaCTGGAAAGACATGACCGACTCTATTAGCCGTAATCACTTGATTCGAGGACAAAATCAATCTGTTGGTATCGGTATTGcaggcgttggcgttggcaaCACAAATGTTCCAGTTGGCGGCAATCCCAACAATCCCATGACCAGTGTAGTGGGACCTCAGACGCGTCTCTCATCCGTGAGTGGCGTGCAGCACAAGCCAGATGGAAGTACAATGTGGGTGCATTCGAACAACGTCAGCGGCAGAAACACAGTTCCGGGCGTGACAGCATGGGGAGATGACAGTCATAACGTTGGTGGTCCCGGCGGCGGGTCTGTATCTGGCAGTAACTGGGTTGATGACAAATCCAGCGCAGGACTCGCACAAAACTCATGGAGCGACACCTCGTCCGTCGGTGTTGGCTGGGGTAACAAGCAGAGTAAATTGCCATCAGCAAGTGGCTCATCAGGTTGGAGCACGTCGTCAAGTGTTGGCGTTGGTGTAGTGGACGGTGACCTCGGATCCGATTGGAACGCACACGGTGGCATTGTGGGCAAatcacagcagcaacaacagcaaaagctgGCTGGCCTCAATGTGGGAATGGTTAATGTGCTCAACACGGAAATGATAAAGCAAAGCAAGCAGTATCGTATTCTGGTCGAAAATGGATTTAAGAAAGAGGACGTGGAACGGGCTCTAGTAAGTGCCAATATGAACATCGAGGAAGCGGCTGACATGCTCCGGGCCAATTCGTCTTTGGCCATGGATGGCTGGCGTCGGCACGAGGAGAGTCTCGGCTCCTACTCCGATCACTCTAGCTCAACGAGCAGCGGTGGCTTTGCTGGTCGCTACCCAGTGGGCGCTGCGCAACCTTCGATGTCATTCCCTCCT AATAATCTTATGAATAGCATGGCCGGTGCTCCAGTGACAGGAAGTGGAAACAACAATCCCAACATGGCCGCCATGCAAGTGCAAAAGTATTTGAGTCAGGGCCCGCACGGCGTCACCGTTGGCCCTCAGGCCGTGGGCAATCCATCCGCGGTGTCGGTGGGATTCGGACAGAGTTCATCAAACGCAGCAGTGGCTGCAGCAGCCAGTGTCAATATTGCAGCTAACACAAATAATCAACCGTCTGGTCAGCAAATACGCATGCTGGGCCAGCAGATTCAATTGGCCATCCACAGTGGTTTCATATCCAGTCAAATATTGACTCAACCGCTCACACAAACTACCTTAAACCTGTTGAATCAACTCCTTAGCAATATAAAG CATCTCCAAGCAGCCCAGCAATCTCTGGCTAGAGGCGGCAATGCGAATCCAATGGCAGTGAATGTTGCCATCGCTAAATACAAGCAACAAATTCAGAATCtacaaaaccaaataaatgcACAACAAGCCGTTTATATAAAGCAGCAAAATCTACAACCGAattcgcagcagcaacagcagcagcaacaacaacaacaacaacaacaaccacaacagcaacatccaACAGCACACCTGAACAACTCTGGCAATGACTATATGAGAAGTCACGATGCAATAAATAACCTGCAAGGCAACTTTTCTGAGCTCAATCTTAATAAG CCAAGTGGATACCAAGGCGCATCCAATCAGCAGTCCCGCTTAAATCAGTGGAAACTTCCAGTATTAGAAAAGGATATAAATGCTGATAGCACAGACTTTTCGCGGGCTCCAGGTGCGACTAAGCAAAATTTATCGAGCAATTCAAACAATATGGGCTCTTTGGGCCTGCAAAATGATGG TACATGGTCAACTGGGCGTAATATTGGTGATGGTTGGCCGGACCCCTCATCTGATAACGAGAATAAAGACTGGTCAGTTGCGCAGCCAAGTACAGCAGCACCTGCTTACACCGACCTGGTGCAAGAGTTCGAGCCAGGCAAGCCGTGGAAG GGTTCTCAGATCAAAAGCATAGAAGACGATCCCAGCATAACTCCCGGCAGCGTTGCTAGATCTCCATTGTCCATTAATCCGACGCCAAAAGATGCTGATATATTTGCCAATACTGGCAAAAACTCGCCGACTGATCTGCCGCCTTTAAGTTTGTCATCGTCAACGTGGAGTTTTAATCCTAATCAAAATTTTCCAAG TTGGTCGGACAACAGTCAGCAGTGCGCTTCCACCTCTGAGCTGTGGACAAGCCCCCTAAATAAAGCATCGTCTCGAGGACCACCACCTGGATTGACTACTAATGCCAATAAGTCTGGCAACGGAGTAAGTGGCGTCACTTCAACATCATCAACGATCGCCGGCAGTGCCAATGGCTGGTTGCAGACGCGAAGTGGTGTCCCAACTACAAATACAACTTGGACTGGAGGCAATACTTCATGGAGTTCTAGTTGGTTGCTTCTGAAAAATCTTACAGCTCAG ATTGACGGTCCTACCTTACGTACCCTGTGCATGCAGCATGGCCCCCTTGTCAGCTTTCACCTATACTTAAATCAAGGAATTGCCTTATGTAAATATACAACGCGGGAAGAGGCGAGCAAGGCGCAAATGGCTTTGAATAACTGTGTTCTCGGCAACACAACAATTTTTGCTGAAACTCCGAGTGAGAATGAGGTACAGAATATCTTACAACATTTGCCGCAAGTCCCATCCTCAACCAACTCTGCTATTGGAAGTAGCGTCGGCAGTAGCGTTGGTACAGCACCTGCTACTAGCAGTTCGGTGTCCAGCCTATCTGGAAACAGTAGCAACGGAAATGGCAACGGAaacggtggcggcggcggcagcggcaataGCAGCATCAGTGGCAGCAATCCAAGCACAAGTGTGGCAAATTCGAATCTACTTAGTACAAGCGGTGGGGCGGTCCCCAATTCCGGTGGTGCTGGCAGCTCTGCAACGGCTCCAGTCGGCAGCAGTACGGTGAACAGCAATTCCGTGAATGGTTCTGCAGGTTCCGGAAATAGTGCTGGCTCTAAGAGTACCGCAAATAATATAACAATTAGTGGTGGCCAGTCCGGCGCATCTGGTTTAACCAATAGCAACAGCTCCACGTGGCGTCAGACTACTCAAAACCAGCCATTGTCCGGGCAAAGGCCAACAGGCAGAGAAGCTGACTATGATTATATATCTCAATTTGTTTGTTCCATTGTTGATGATTAA